A genomic region of Prosthecobacter sp. contains the following coding sequences:
- a CDS encoding DUF2752 domain-containing protein, translating to MRFIQLLLKPWLAPLLRQRAMCRGLTVAFMVLGFGAWMNWKLWPCTFAEVTGLPCPGCGLTRATSALLRGEWRASFLFHPFAGFFVLVGMGVMVGAVMPRSWVESLAVKVEFFERRTKLPAIFLGGLVCFGLLRMLGFWCQLSVGDYSGRFLRWPAFRKTVPNNHNTQPDR from the coding sequence ATGCGATTCATCCAACTTCTGCTCAAACCCTGGCTGGCACCCCTGCTGCGACAGCGCGCGATGTGCCGTGGTCTGACGGTGGCCTTCATGGTGCTGGGTTTTGGCGCGTGGATGAACTGGAAACTGTGGCCCTGCACGTTTGCGGAGGTGACCGGACTGCCCTGCCCCGGCTGCGGTCTCACCCGAGCCACCTCCGCCCTGCTGAGGGGTGAATGGCGGGCTTCGTTCCTGTTTCATCCCTTCGCAGGCTTCTTTGTGCTCGTTGGAATGGGCGTCATGGTGGGGGCTGTGATGCCCCGTTCATGGGTGGAGTCCTTGGCTGTGAAAGTGGAGTTTTTTGAGCGTCGGACCAAACTGCCCGCGATTTTTTTAGGGGGTCTGGTGTGTTTCGGCTTGCTGAGGATGCTTGGATTCTGGTGTCAGCTTTCTGTCGGCGATTATTCCGGTCGTTTTTTACGATGGCCAGCATTCCGAAAAACCGTCCCTAACAACCACAACACACAACCTGACCGCTGA
- the mnmA gene encoding tRNA 2-thiouridine(34) synthase MnmA: MKILAAMSGGVDSSVAAAQLVREGHDVSGVYMKNWINEENIIGHCPWEEDIVDAEAVAKQLGIPFRVVNLMTEYREKVVKYLLEGYQAGITPNPDVMCNREMKFGVLWDWASEHGFEGIATGHYARKEFAVRGSRFAVSDNSEPRTENREPAIYRGADPNKDQTYFLAMMQPHQVRIAQFPIGHLLKPELRDLAREFGLKTADKKDSQGICFIGQVKMEDFLRTFVPDKPGPIVNLEGKVLGEHRGLHLYTLGQRKGHGVASPLHKQAYVVVAKRPQTNELVVAIESADTPLLWARKAVLHSISSTGEPLHDERLLQAQPRYRCPAGDAIFRPLGDGRAELEYKEPQRALTPGQICALYEGERLLGGAVFESIQHE; this comes from the coding sequence ATGAAGATTCTCGCAGCCATGTCCGGAGGCGTGGACAGCAGCGTGGCCGCCGCGCAGCTCGTCCGCGAGGGGCATGACGTGTCCGGTGTGTACATGAAGAACTGGATCAATGAGGAGAACATCATCGGCCACTGCCCGTGGGAGGAGGACATCGTGGATGCGGAGGCGGTCGCCAAACAGCTCGGCATCCCGTTCCGCGTCGTCAATCTCATGACCGAATACCGCGAGAAGGTCGTGAAATACCTCCTCGAAGGCTATCAGGCCGGCATCACGCCGAATCCCGATGTGATGTGCAACCGCGAGATGAAATTCGGCGTCCTGTGGGACTGGGCGAGCGAGCATGGGTTTGAAGGAATCGCGACGGGGCATTATGCGCGCAAAGAGTTCGCGGTTCGCGGTTCGCGGTTCGCGGTTTCAGACAACAGCGAACCGCGAACTGAGAACCGCGAACCTGCGATCTATCGCGGTGCTGATCCGAACAAGGATCAAACGTATTTTTTAGCCATGATGCAGCCGCATCAGGTGCGCATCGCGCAGTTTCCCATCGGTCATCTGCTCAAGCCGGAGCTGCGCGACCTCGCGCGTGAGTTTGGCCTCAAAACGGCGGACAAAAAAGACAGCCAGGGCATCTGCTTCATCGGCCAGGTCAAAATGGAGGACTTCCTGCGCACCTTTGTGCCGGATAAACCTGGCCCCATTGTGAACCTCGAAGGCAAGGTGCTCGGTGAGCATCGCGGACTGCATCTTTACACGCTCGGTCAGCGCAAAGGACATGGAGTCGCCAGTCCGCTGCACAAGCAGGCCTATGTCGTCGTCGCCAAGCGTCCGCAGACAAACGAACTCGTCGTCGCCATCGAAAGCGCCGACACGCCGCTGCTCTGGGCGCGCAAAGCCGTGCTGCACTCGATTTCGAGCACCGGAGAGCCGTTGCATGACGAGCGCCTGCTGCAAGCCCAGCCACGTTATCGCTGTCCCGCAGGCGATGCGATCTTCCGTCCGCTCGGCGATGGCCGTGCCGAGCTCGAATACAAAGAACCGCAGCGTGCGCTCACTCCGGGACAAATCTGCGCGTTGTATGAGGGCGAGCGATTGCTCGGCGGGGCCGTCTTTGAATCCATCCAGCACGAATGA
- a CDS encoding FAD-dependent oxidoreductase, which produces MSASILILGGGCFGLTAALELRARGWKVTLIDQGRLPHPDAASTDISKVVRMDYGSDEQHTAMGERSLTRWRAWNAKWGEELYHEDGFLVMSRDEMQPGGFEHDSRQFLTARGHKLRRTSATMLRELHPAWNHSAYRDGYLNPIGGWVESGRVIAKLAAEARTVGVEIIEDVANPQPQFVGALCIGISSSNGIQWKSDHVLVAAGAWTPTLLPHLQDVMWATAQTVFHFKPHNPSSFSPPQFPVWGADIGKTGWYGFPANADGLVKVANHGPGRRVNANDPRTLPTGEEERYRTFLRETFPSLAEEPLHSSRVCLYCDTFDGAFWIDHDPDHPGLIVAAGDSGHAFKFTPVMGEIIADVVERKANAWAARYRWREKTAASADGARASS; this is translated from the coding sequence ATGAGCGCCTCCATCCTCATCCTCGGCGGCGGTTGTTTCGGCCTCACGGCTGCGCTCGAACTCCGCGCTCGCGGCTGGAAGGTCACGTTGATCGATCAGGGGCGCCTTCCACATCCAGACGCCGCCTCCACCGACATCAGCAAGGTCGTGCGCATGGACTACGGCAGCGACGAGCAGCACACCGCCATGGGAGAGCGAAGTCTCACGCGCTGGCGTGCCTGGAACGCGAAATGGGGCGAGGAGTTGTATCACGAGGACGGTTTCCTCGTCATGTCGCGGGATGAAATGCAACCCGGCGGCTTCGAGCACGACAGCCGCCAGTTTCTCACCGCACGCGGTCATAAACTGCGCCGTACTTCCGCCACGATGCTGCGCGAACTGCATCCCGCGTGGAATCACAGCGCCTATCGCGATGGCTATCTCAATCCCATCGGCGGCTGGGTCGAAAGCGGGCGCGTCATCGCCAAACTCGCGGCTGAAGCACGCACTGTGGGTGTTGAGATCATCGAGGATGTTGCCAATCCACAGCCACAGTTTGTCGGCGCACTCTGCATCGGCATCTCATCGAGCAACGGCATTCAATGGAAGTCCGATCACGTTCTCGTCGCCGCCGGTGCGTGGACGCCCACGCTGCTGCCGCATCTTCAAGACGTGATGTGGGCCACGGCGCAGACCGTATTTCACTTCAAACCACACAACCCAAGCTCGTTCTCACCGCCGCAGTTTCCCGTCTGGGGTGCCGACATTGGCAAAACCGGCTGGTATGGCTTTCCCGCGAATGCCGACGGCCTCGTCAAAGTCGCCAACCACGGCCCAGGCCGCCGCGTGAATGCCAACGATCCGCGCACGTTGCCCACAGGCGAGGAGGAACGCTACCGCACCTTCCTGCGCGAGACTTTTCCATCGCTCGCCGAGGAGCCGCTGCATTCTTCCCGCGTCTGCCTCTACTGCGACACCTTCGACGGTGCTTTCTGGATCGATCACGATCCCGATCATCCTGGCTTGATCGTTGCCGCTGGTGATTCCGGCCACGCGTTCAAATTCACGCCAGTCATGGGCGAGATCATCGCGGATGTGGTGGAGCGAAAAGCCAATGCGTGGGCTGCTCGTTATCGCTGGCGTGAAAAAACGGCTGCGAGTGCGGATGGAGCACGGGCTTCGAGTTAG
- a CDS encoding class I SAM-dependent methyltransferase: MSTQHIKFNHGLGDCVFFAHQLPLYQRRGFEFEVGCQVNKEFLFAPACTTQPDASHVPLPWKHGVGLEKLDDTNHWQANKAMANFSLAPMPDIGPPSTELWDEYCAVKVDLGSRVSPAVQQMVADYFSKLARPIILLHGTGNTSREVKSLSDAMAVEIYRTILDETGGTLLLLDWDNRVPRVAHGRIKHLTDDWKRLSVEELLATIMQADLLVGVDSGPLHLCRFTETPAVGLWLGGQHPARFSLPRANQVNITLKKSAPKGNRYTRWFYNIIEEHADHLRPSLVGRTCRQLLAAPRYLSRGQIGRDVMMQHWVTDLTRGGLSDYRSFIDRDKSFDLMLRHASHFTSPRIVETGCIRAEEDWRGAGFSTYLLGAFAAAHGGRLDSVDKGEKNCAFARHWTRIFGESVGIHCNDSLHYLSTRQESVDLLYLDSWDTYVPGFAEHGLREIQAAEKLLHAQTMVVYDDTSIRAGQWQGKGTLGVPWLLERGWRTMHVGHQTVLVRA; encoded by the coding sequence ATGTCCACGCAGCACATCAAATTCAACCACGGTCTGGGCGACTGCGTGTTCTTTGCCCATCAACTGCCCTTGTATCAGCGGCGCGGTTTTGAGTTCGAGGTCGGTTGTCAGGTGAACAAGGAATTTCTTTTTGCTCCCGCATGCACCACGCAGCCAGATGCCTCGCATGTGCCGCTGCCGTGGAAGCATGGGGTGGGGCTGGAAAAATTGGACGACACGAACCACTGGCAGGCCAACAAGGCGATGGCCAATTTTTCATTGGCTCCAATGCCAGACATCGGCCCGCCATCGACGGAATTGTGGGATGAGTATTGCGCGGTGAAAGTCGATCTAGGGTCACGTGTCAGCCCTGCGGTGCAGCAGATGGTGGCGGATTACTTCAGCAAGCTCGCGCGGCCCATCATTTTGCTGCATGGCACCGGCAACACCTCCCGGGAGGTCAAGAGTCTGTCCGATGCGATGGCGGTTGAAATCTACCGGACGATTCTGGATGAAACAGGCGGTACGCTGCTGCTGCTGGACTGGGACAACCGGGTGCCGCGCGTCGCACACGGCCGGATCAAGCATCTGACCGATGACTGGAAACGACTCTCGGTCGAAGAACTGCTGGCGACGATCATGCAGGCCGATCTGCTGGTGGGCGTGGACAGCGGCCCGTTGCACCTCTGCCGCTTCACTGAAACACCGGCGGTCGGCCTGTGGCTCGGCGGCCAGCATCCGGCGAGGTTCAGCCTGCCACGTGCCAACCAAGTGAACATCACGCTCAAGAAAAGTGCGCCGAAGGGCAACCGTTACACCCGCTGGTTTTACAACATTATCGAAGAACACGCGGATCACCTTCGACCGTCCCTCGTGGGCCGCACCTGCCGCCAGTTGCTGGCCGCGCCGCGCTATCTCAGTCGTGGTCAGATTGGCAGGGATGTCATGATGCAGCACTGGGTCACGGACCTGACACGCGGCGGACTTTCCGACTACCGCAGTTTCATTGACCGTGACAAGTCCTTTGACCTCATGCTTCGCCATGCCTCTCATTTCACCTCTCCACGCATCGTGGAAACCGGCTGCATCCGTGCCGAAGAGGACTGGCGCGGTGCGGGGTTCAGCACCTACCTGCTCGGGGCGTTTGCCGCCGCTCATGGCGGGCGATTGGATTCCGTGGACAAGGGAGAAAAGAATTGTGCTTTTGCCCGCCATTGGACACGCATCTTTGGTGAGAGTGTGGGCATTCACTGCAACGACTCGTTGCATTACCTGTCAACACGCCAGGAATCCGTCGATCTGCTCTACCTGGACTCCTGGGACACCTACGTTCCCGGCTTTGCGGAACACGGTCTGCGCGAAATTCAAGCGGCGGAAAAGCTGCTGCATGCGCAGACCATGGTCGTCTATGATGACACCTCCATCCGTGCCGGCCAATGGCAGGGCAAAGGCACGCTGGGCGTGCCATGGCTGCTCGAACGCGGTTGGCGGACGATGCATGTCGGCCACCAGACAGTGCTCGTGCGCGCCTGA
- a CDS encoding iron ABC transporter permease, giving the protein MSKTLSLLIFLVMTAFFACFFAYPIWAALESAFRGPDHKFTLEYITEVFLNELYREGLWNSFIIAVWTTLGSLVIALPLAVCYVRFAFPGRALLNSLVLMPMILPPFVGAIGIKAMLGQAGALNSLLINLGLMDAMHPTDWLGQQRMLGIIIMEVLHLYPIIYLNAAAALSNLDPAMEEAAANLGCNAWSRFWRVTLPLIMPGVFAGGTIVFVWSFTEMGVPLLFDYDRVTAVQVFRSINDLSGNPFPYALVTVMLVFSTLFYLTSKLLFGSSSASGGGRATTGRETIQLPPWLGWACTAFFAGVTFLAVLPHLGVVLLSFSKDWYGTVIPHSLTLSHYHDALGHELTLSSIANSLKYSALAMLVALVLGIGVAYVSVRTRIWGRQILDAMAMLPLAVPGIVMAFGYLAMTREGQPFHWLMLGDDPILLLVIAYAVRRLPYVVRSAAAGFQQVSPTLEEAAQNLGARPEKALWRITLPLVAPNLVAGGLLAFSFAMLEVSDSMILAQQAAHFPITKAIYSLVLALGSGPNLASALGVWAMIFLAVTILGAGVILGKKLGALFRG; this is encoded by the coding sequence ATGTCCAAAACCCTATCGCTGCTGATCTTTCTGGTGATGACCGCGTTCTTCGCGTGCTTCTTCGCCTATCCGATCTGGGCGGCGCTGGAATCCGCGTTTCGAGGGCCGGATCACAAGTTCACGCTGGAATACATCACCGAGGTCTTCCTCAACGAGCTGTATCGCGAAGGCTTGTGGAATTCGTTCATCATCGCGGTGTGGACGACGCTGGGTTCTCTTGTCATCGCACTGCCGCTGGCGGTTTGTTATGTGCGTTTCGCGTTTCCTGGCCGGGCGCTGCTCAATTCGCTCGTGCTCATGCCGATGATCCTGCCACCGTTCGTTGGCGCCATCGGCATCAAGGCCATGCTGGGCCAGGCGGGGGCGTTGAACAGTCTCTTGATCAATCTCGGACTCATGGATGCCATGCATCCGACCGACTGGCTCGGTCAGCAGCGCATGCTGGGCATCATCATCATGGAGGTGCTGCATCTTTACCCGATCATTTACCTCAACGCCGCTGCCGCGCTGTCGAATCTCGACCCGGCCATGGAAGAAGCCGCTGCGAACCTCGGCTGCAACGCGTGGAGCCGCTTCTGGCGCGTGACGCTGCCGCTCATCATGCCCGGCGTGTTCGCGGGCGGCACGATCGTGTTTGTGTGGTCCTTCACCGAGATGGGTGTGCCGCTGCTGTTTGATTACGACCGCGTCACCGCCGTGCAGGTGTTTCGCAGCATCAATGATTTGAGCGGGAACCCGTTTCCTTATGCCTTGGTGACAGTGATGCTCGTTTTCAGCACGCTGTTTTACCTCACGAGCAAGCTGCTCTTTGGCAGTTCGAGCGCCAGCGGTGGCGGACGGGCCACGACAGGCCGCGAGACGATTCAATTACCACCCTGGCTCGGCTGGGCCTGCACTGCGTTCTTTGCGGGCGTCACCTTCCTCGCCGTGCTGCCGCATCTCGGCGTCGTGCTGCTGTCGTTCTCCAAAGACTGGTATGGCACGGTCATTCCACATTCGCTCACCTTGTCTCACTACCACGACGCCCTCGGCCATGAACTGACGCTGTCTTCTATCGCCAACAGTTTGAAGTACTCCGCGCTGGCGATGCTGGTGGCGCTCGTCCTCGGCATCGGTGTGGCCTACGTTTCCGTCCGCACCCGCATCTGGGGCCGTCAAATCCTCGACGCGATGGCCATGCTGCCGCTCGCCGTGCCTGGCATCGTCATGGCCTTCGGTTATCTCGCCATGACGCGTGAAGGCCAGCCCTTCCACTGGCTCATGCTCGGAGATGATCCGATTCTGCTGCTCGTCATCGCGTATGCGGTGCGCAGACTGCCCTACGTCGTGCGCTCCGCCGCCGCCGGCTTTCAACAAGTCAGCCCCACGCTCGAAGAAGCCGCGCAAAACCTCGGCGCACGTCCCGAAAAAGCCCTGTGGCGCATCACGCTGCCGCTGGTGGCCCCCAATCTCGTCGCCGGTGGCCTGCTCGCCTTTTCTTTCGCCATGCTCGAAGTCAGTGACTCCATGATCCTCGCGCAACAAGCCGCGCACTTCCCGATCACGAAGGCGATTTACTCGCTGGTCCTCGCTCTCGGCAGCGGCCCTAACCTCGCGTCAGCTCTCGGTGTGTGGGCGATGATCTTCCTCGCAGTCACCATCCTCGGAGCGGGAGTGATTCTGGGGAAGAAACTCGGAGCATTGTTCCGCGGATGA
- a CDS encoding extracellular solute-binding protein, producing MNERLTALLNHPRTQAVLTWIRQWRKELAVVLAMLLTMIGPFLLKPAQSTAPARYDRRLVIISPHHDRIREEFGQAFAAHWKQSTGQTLFIDWRVPGGTSEIAMLIKSEASAAFQQHWQSKLKQAWSPAVAQACLNPKAAPEDAARQAYLASNLTTGMDVFFGGGAYDFEQQAKAGTLVAGDGEKTGISGLTKKHPEWFGENGIPEKLSGEPFRDPQGRWCGACLSSSGIVFNRDVLRRIGIADDPDAWEDLADPRYYGQIALSDPGKSGSVTKALEMLIQQQMQIAIDRLKAVPNAKLTPEELEAEGVAAGWNEGLRLILRISANARYFTDFSTKIPLEVARGDAGAGMCIDFYGRSAEEDVRKADGTSRVGFIAPLGGTSISVDPIGMLRGAPDPEIATAFIEFVLGEHGQKLWSFRVGEAGGPRQHALRRLPVRRDLYTPENIPRMSDGKEAPFEKAQAFTYHSERTGAAFNAIRFLVRVICVDSHDELHDAWKRIIDNGMPERAITVLEDLTRVKYEAATGNIAKILAARDKAQETRLARELGDAFRNQFIRAGTIARRGS from the coding sequence ATGAATGAACGGCTCACAGCTTTGCTGAATCACCCGCGCACGCAGGCCGTGCTCACCTGGATACGGCAATGGCGCAAGGAACTCGCCGTCGTGCTGGCGATGCTGCTCACCATGATCGGCCCGTTCCTGCTGAAACCGGCGCAAAGCACCGCCCCGGCACGATACGATCGCCGCCTCGTCATCATCTCGCCGCATCATGACCGCATCCGCGAGGAGTTTGGGCAGGCGTTTGCCGCGCATTGGAAGCAAAGCACCGGACAAACACTCTTCATCGACTGGCGCGTCCCCGGCGGCACTTCCGAAATCGCGATGCTGATCAAATCTGAGGCCAGCGCCGCATTTCAGCAGCACTGGCAGTCGAAATTGAAGCAAGCGTGGTCGCCTGCGGTGGCGCAGGCGTGTTTGAATCCCAAGGCTGCTCCCGAAGATGCTGCTCGGCAGGCCTATCTCGCTTCCAATCTCACCACTGGCATGGATGTTTTCTTCGGCGGCGGTGCGTATGATTTTGAGCAACAGGCCAAGGCGGGCACACTCGTGGCTGGAGATGGCGAAAAGACCGGCATCAGCGGCCTGACAAAAAAACATCCCGAGTGGTTCGGCGAGAACGGCATCCCCGAAAAACTCAGCGGCGAGCCGTTTCGCGATCCACAGGGCCGTTGGTGCGGCGCGTGTCTTTCCAGCAGCGGCATCGTCTTCAATCGCGATGTGCTGCGTCGCATCGGCATCGCGGACGATCCTGATGCATGGGAAGATCTTGCTGATCCTCGTTACTACGGCCAGATCGCCCTCAGCGACCCAGGTAAAAGCGGTTCAGTCACCAAAGCGCTCGAAATGCTCATCCAGCAGCAGATGCAGATCGCCATTGATCGGCTCAAGGCTGTTCCCAATGCCAAACTCACGCCGGAAGAACTCGAAGCCGAAGGCGTGGCGGCCGGTTGGAATGAAGGACTGCGCCTGATCCTGCGCATCAGTGCCAATGCCCGTTACTTCACCGACTTCTCCACGAAGATCCCGCTCGAAGTCGCCCGTGGCGACGCCGGAGCAGGCATGTGCATCGACTTCTATGGCCGCTCCGCTGAAGAAGACGTGCGTAAGGCCGATGGAACCTCCCGAGTCGGTTTCATCGCTCCGCTCGGCGGAACTTCGATCAGCGTTGATCCCATCGGCATGCTGCGCGGTGCGCCCGATCCTGAAATCGCCACCGCCTTCATTGAATTCGTGCTCGGCGAACACGGCCAGAAGCTTTGGAGCTTTCGCGTCGGCGAAGCTGGCGGTCCGCGTCAGCATGCGCTGCGGCGTTTGCCCGTGCGACGTGATCTTTACACGCCAGAAAACATTCCCCGCATGAGCGATGGCAAAGAAGCACCGTTTGAAAAGGCCCAAGCCTTCACCTACCACTCCGAGCGCACCGGAGCCGCGTTCAATGCCATCCGTTTCCTTGTTCGCGTCATCTGCGTCGATTCCCACGATGAACTGCATGATGCCTGGAAGCGCATCATCGACAACGGCATGCCTGAACGTGCCATCACCGTGCTCGAAGACCTCACCCGCGTGAAGTACGAGGCCGCCACCGGCAACATCGCCAAAATCCTCGCCGCCCGTGACAAAGCCCAGGAAACCCGTCTTGCCCGCGAGCTGGGCGACGCCTTCCGCAATCAATTCATCCGCGCCGGCACCATCGCTCGTCGTGGCTCCTGA
- a CDS encoding ABC transporter ATP-binding protein, protein MVTITIQELTKRFSGSVVLSSVDLQIEAGELFFLLGPSGCGKTTLLRHIAGFYTPDAGKIWFDDEDVTHLPAHKRGTGMMFQSYALWPHLNVAQNVAFGLEERKRPRKEIEHRVSEALSQVKLDGLGSRKIQQLSGGQQQRVALARALVIRPKCLLLDEPLSNLDAKLRLEMRSEIRSICKQHGLTAIYVTHDRDEALSMADRMAIMESGKLVQVGTPTEVYRNPATRMVAEFIGETNFVEGRTLRESSRAGYHDVETPFGVLRGRTNDTTWQPAPGQPVVLSIRPEALTFGNVLDSPNRFPGHIIDTTYLGPTVQYLLQVQNGPLMKVCEINPQEIRPPSEEEVRAMAGMNDVVILRK, encoded by the coding sequence ATGGTCACGATCACAATCCAAGAACTCACCAAACGTTTCAGCGGCAGTGTCGTTCTGAGCAGCGTGGACCTGCAAATCGAGGCCGGAGAGCTGTTTTTCCTGCTTGGACCCAGCGGCTGCGGCAAAACCACGCTACTGCGTCACATCGCCGGCTTCTACACGCCGGACGCGGGTAAAATCTGGTTCGATGACGAGGACGTGACGCATTTGCCCGCCCACAAACGCGGCACGGGCATGATGTTTCAAAGCTACGCGCTCTGGCCGCACCTCAACGTCGCGCAAAACGTCGCCTTCGGCCTCGAAGAACGGAAACGACCACGCAAGGAGATCGAACACCGCGTTTCCGAAGCTCTCTCACAGGTCAAACTCGACGGCCTTGGCTCGCGCAAAATCCAGCAGCTCTCCGGTGGCCAGCAGCAACGTGTCGCGCTGGCCCGTGCGCTGGTCATTCGTCCGAAATGTTTGCTGCTCGATGAACCGCTCTCCAATCTCGATGCCAAACTGCGTTTGGAGATGCGCAGTGAAATCAGAAGCATCTGCAAACAACACGGTCTCACCGCGATTTACGTCACGCATGATCGTGATGAAGCTCTCAGCATGGCAGACCGCATGGCGATCATGGAAAGCGGCAAGCTCGTGCAGGTCGGCACGCCCACCGAAGTCTATCGCAATCCCGCCACGCGCATGGTCGCCGAATTCATCGGCGAGACGAACTTCGTTGAAGGCCGCACGCTACGGGAAAGCAGCCGCGCCGGTTACCACGATGTCGAAACGCCCTTCGGCGTGCTGCGTGGCCGCACCAATGACACCACCTGGCAGCCCGCGCCCGGCCAGCCGGTCGTCTTGAGCATCCGACCCGAAGCACTCACCTTTGGCAACGTGCTCGATTCACCCAACCGCTTCCCCGGCCACATCATCGACACGACGTATCTCGGCCCCACCGTGCAATACCTCCTTCAGGTGCAGAACGGGCCACTCATGAAAGTCTGCGAGATCAACCCGCAGGAAATACGCCCGCCTTCCGAGGAAGAAGTCCGCGCCATGGCGGGAATGAACGACGTGGTGATCCTGCGCAAATGA
- a CDS encoding MFS transporter translates to MQTQLKIKLSFFMFLQYFIWSSWYMTLGAYLGTLNFTGTEIGASYGAFAWGAILSPFIVGLIADRFFASEKIIAVLGIAGGLVMLFIPQLKTFGSVYPTLILYCTLYAPTLALGNSISMTHLADAKKDFPFVKIFSAVGWIAGGVVLSQLKGEQSSLQYYLAGGTSMVFGLFALTLPHTPPKKKGQNVPLSEVLGLDALALLKKPTFAIFILCMFLICIPLYFYFVNMGTYLTQLKWEDMAQKMTLAQVSDIVFLILLPLMLKKLGYKKTIFLGILAWVARYFMLSASAASTGTVLIFGAILLHGVCYDFLFIAGQLYVDDEANERMRGAAQGLIAIILWGFGSLVGTYLAGRVMDMHKLATPKGDIAHDWAAIWSTPAWIAVVVLVLFMIFFREPKKAVSVPK, encoded by the coding sequence ATGCAAACACAGCTCAAGATCAAGCTCTCCTTCTTCATGTTTCTCCAGTATTTCATCTGGAGCAGTTGGTACATGACGCTGGGTGCATACCTCGGAACGCTGAACTTCACCGGCACTGAAATCGGCGCGTCGTATGGCGCCTTCGCCTGGGGTGCGATTCTCTCGCCCTTCATCGTCGGCTTGATCGCGGATCGCTTCTTTGCCTCGGAGAAAATCATCGCGGTGCTCGGCATCGCCGGTGGACTGGTGATGCTCTTCATCCCGCAGTTGAAGACCTTCGGCAGCGTCTATCCCACGCTCATCCTCTACTGCACGCTCTACGCGCCGACGCTCGCGCTGGGCAATTCGATCTCCATGACCCATCTGGCAGATGCGAAGAAGGATTTCCCCTTTGTGAAGATTTTCTCCGCCGTGGGCTGGATCGCTGGTGGTGTGGTGCTCAGCCAGTTGAAGGGCGAGCAGTCTTCGCTGCAATACTACCTGGCAGGCGGCACCTCCATGGTCTTCGGCCTCTTTGCGCTGACGCTGCCGCACACACCACCGAAGAAGAAGGGGCAGAATGTGCCGCTGAGCGAGGTTCTCGGCCTCGATGCCCTGGCGCTGCTGAAGAAGCCCACGTTTGCCATCTTCATCCTGTGCATGTTCCTCATCTGCATCCCGCTGTATTTTTACTTCGTGAACATGGGCACCTACCTCACCCAGTTGAAGTGGGAGGACATGGCGCAGAAGATGACGCTGGCCCAAGTCTCCGACATCGTCTTCCTGATCCTGCTGCCGCTGATGCTCAAGAAGCTCGGCTACAAGAAAACGATCTTCCTCGGCATCCTGGCCTGGGTCGCCCGCTACTTCATGCTCAGCGCCAGTGCTGCCAGCACCGGCACCGTGCTCATCTTTGGGGCCATTCTGCTGCACGGCGTTTGCTATGACTTCCTGTTTATCGCCGGACAGCTTTATGTCGATGACGAAGCGAACGAACGCATGCGTGGCGCGGCCCAGGGCCTGATCGCCATCATTCTGTGGGGTTTCGGCTCACTCGTCGGCACCTACCTGGCCGGGCGCGTCATGGACATGCACAAGCTGGCCACTCCGAAAGGCGACATCGCCCACGACTGGGCCGCCATCTGGAGCACTCCCGCATGGATCGCCGTAGTGGTGCTGGTGTTGTTCATGATCTTCTTCCGGGAGCCGAAGAAAGCGGTTTCGGTTCCAAAATGA